The following proteins are encoded in a genomic region of Vulpes vulpes isolate BD-2025 chromosome X, VulVul3, whole genome shotgun sequence:
- the DRP2 gene encoding dystrophin-related protein 2 isoform X5, translating to MTELYQTLADLNNIKFSAYRTAMKLRRVQKALRLDLVTLTTALEIFNEHDLQASEHVMDVVEIIHCLTALYERLEEERGILVNVPLCVDMSLNWLLNVFDSGRSGKMRALSFKTGIACLCGTEVKEKLQYLFSQVANSGSQCDQRHLGVLLHEAIQVPRQLGEVAAFGGSNVEPSVRSCFRFSTGKPVIEASQFLEWVNLEPQSMVWLAVLHRVTIAEQVKHQTKCSICRQCPIKGFRYRSLKQFNVDICQTCFLTGRASKGNKLHYPIMEYYTPTTSSENMRDFATTLKNKFRSKHYFSKHPQRGYLPVQSVLEADYSETLASSPMLPHADTHSRIEHFASRLAEMESQNCSFFNDSLSPDDSIDEDQYLLRHCSPITDREPTFGQQAPCSMATENKGDLEKILAHLEDENRILQSELRRLKWQHEEAVEAPTLAEGSAELAQDHRNEELLAEARILRQHKSRLETRMQILEDHNKQLESQLQRLRELLLQPPTESDGNGSASSSLASSPQQSEGSHPQEKGQTTPDTEAADDVGSKSQDVSLCLEDIMEKLRHAFPSVRSSDVTANTLLAS from the exons ATGACTGAGTTATACCAAACACTGG CTGATCTGAACAACATTAAGTTCTCAGCTTACCGCACTGCCATGAAGCTACGCCGGGTCCAGAAGGCACTGCGTT tgGACCTGGTAACTTTAACCACAGCCCTAGAGATCTTCAATGAGCATGATCTGCAGGCCAGTGAACATGTGATGGACGTGGTGGAGATCATTCACTGCCTGACTGCCTTATATGAACggctggaggaggaaagaggcaTCTTGGTCAATGTGCCACTCTGTGTGGACATGAGCCTCAACTGGCTCCTCAATGTTTTTGATAG TGGTCGCAGTGGAAAGATGCGGGCACTGTCTTTTAAGACCGGCATTGCATGCCTGTGTGGcacagaagtaaaagaaaaattgcagT ACCTCTTCAGCCAAGTAGCCAACTCAGGCAGCCAGTGTGACCAGCGCCACCTCGGTGTCCTGCTTCATGAGGCCATTCAGGTGCCCCGGCAGCTGGGGGAAGTGGCGGCCTTTGGGGGCAGCAACGTGGAGCCCAGTGTCCGCAGTTGCTTCCGTTTT AGCACTGGGAAACCAGTCATTGAAGCTTCACAGTTCCTAGAGTGGGTCAACTTGGAGCCCCAATCCATGGTATGGCTGGCTGTTCTGCATCGGGTCACCATTGCTGAGCAAGTGAAGCATCAGACCAAGTGCTCTATCTGTAGACAGTGCCCCATCAAGGGCTTCAG GTACCGGAGTCTGAAACAATTTAACGTAGACATCTGTCAGACCTGCTTCTTGACAGGCAGGGCCAGCAAAGGCAACAAGCTGCACTACCCCATCATGGAGTATTACACCCCG ACCACATCCAGTGAGAACATGAGGGACTTTGCCACAACCTTAAAGAACAAATTCCGCTCCAAGCATTATTTCAGCAAACACCCTCAGCGAGGTTATCTGCCTGTGCAATCGGTGCTGGAGGCTGACTACAGTGAGAC GCTGGCCTCTTCCCCGATGTTGCCACACGCTGACACACACTCCCGCATTGAGCATTTTGCCAGCAG GCTTGCCGAGATGGAAAGTCAGAATTGTTCCTTCTTTAATGACAGCCTGTCCCCAGATGACAGCAT AGATGAGGACCAGTACCTGCTGCGGCACTGTAGCCCCATTACAGACCGGGAGCCAACCTTTGGACAACAGGCTCCATGTAGCATGGCTACAGAAAACAAGGGGGATCTAGAGAAGATCCTGGCACACTTAGAAGATGAGAACCG GATTCTCCAGAGTGAGCTGAGACGCCTGAAGTGGCAGCATGAGGAGGCTGTCGAGGCACCCACCCTGGCTGAGGGCTCTGCAGAGCTAGCACAGGACCACCGCAATGAGGAACTTCTGGCTGAGGCCCGGATCCTTCGGCAGCACAAGAGCCGCCTCGAGACCCGCATGCAGATTCTGGAGGACCACAACAAGCAACTAGAGTCTCAGCTGCAGCGCTTAAGGGAGCTGCTCCTGCAG CCACCCACCGAATCAGATGGCAATGGCTCTGCAAGCTCGTCCCTAGCTTCCTCTCCACAGCAGTCAGAGGGCAGTCACCCCCAAGAGAAGGGACAGACTACTCCAGATACTGAGGCTGCAG ATGATGTGGGGTCAAAGAGCCAAGATGTCAGTCTGTGCCTGGAGGACATCATGGAGAAGCTCCGCCATGCCTTCCCCAGTGTGCGAAGTTCTGATGTGACTGCCAACACCCTGCTGGCCTCTTGA